DNA sequence from the Dreissena polymorpha isolate Duluth1 chromosome 3, UMN_Dpol_1.0, whole genome shotgun sequence genome:
GTAAGTTTGAAAGAATGTGCATTCTTTTATGCTTGTGCAATCTATGAATTCTGTCGAGAAACCCGTAACACGTATCTAGGGCCATACGAAATATACTTTGTCGAGCAAAGCAAACAGAAAGCCAAATCCCTCATGAGTTATTTCAACGTAATGTTTCCAACAAAATCATCGCAGCGAATGTTCATTCCAAACGACTATGCTCGCATTAACTTGATGGCTGCGCACGTGTACGAAAATCAGCCTCATCTACCCCGAGTCAGGGTCGACAGCGCTTATGAGCCTATTGAACTACGCGTGAAAGACGAAACTGCAAAGACGCAATTCGACAAGTTAAAACTCCACGTGGAAGGAGAAACTGATAATGCTGTTCCGGGTAGACGATCGTCGGATGTTGGCCAAACAGAGATGAACAAACATAGTGACAGAACAACTGCCTCAACAGCGTATGAAGACATCGATTCAAAGAGTATTTTTGATATTGACGAAGGGCCAGCACAGACGGACAAAACATTATATAACGACGTCAATCCTAAAATTGTAATTACAGATGAGAAAAACAGGGACTATAAAGAAATGCCAGACACTCGTTTGAATGTGAATACTAATGTGGTAGATGACTATGAGGTTAAACCTCCAAATGCTAGTGACGAGATTAAGAAAGGTCATAGAAGCAGCCACAAGATACTATCACCACAAGTTTCTGGCTCAAGACAAGAAATCGAAATTGCTGATGCTAAACTATCTAAAGATCAATGTTTGTTTGAAAGAAGTAAAACTAAGCTTGTAATAAAAAATGCTGATATTCGAGAAGAAGTGGTAGATGCGATCGTATGTCCGGAATATCAAACTACAAATGATTTTAGTGGTTTCATTCCGAACGGTATAAGGTGTAGATTTGGTATTGAAAGAGAGTCAATTGAACAAAAGGTTTTCCAAACGAGAAGGATAGCAACATCGCTTATTCCTGTAAGCGAAAACAGGAAAGAGGTGACGTATGTCTACCATGTCAAGGCATCTTTGTTTCAATGTGGGGAATATCCCATAACAAGAAATTCCGAAGACAATCTTCGGCAGACTGTCGAGAAAGTGTTCGATAAACTGCATCGTCTATCTGAGCGCAATATCAATTCCGTAGCATTTCCCTTAATTGGTTCCAGTAAGTGTCCTTCATTACTTACTCTATATTTTGAGTTCGGGTTTGATGCagatattaaatgaatattatatattAGTAAAATCGACGGTATTTCAGTACTTTTGGttatataataatcattttcattcTCGGTAAGGAGTGATTTAAATGCATGTCCAACAGAACTTTTATTATGTTCTAACGATCGAGAAATTgcaaaaatataaaagtatatatagtGCAAACTATTTACctattataaaacatgttcataTCATGTCAATTGACAAACGTACTGTGAACAATTCAAATCacaatcataaaaataaaattggacaaaaataaaataaatataaactgctGTACGATTTGTTTTAACTCAAACGATGTTACAACAAGTTATAGCAGCAATTTGTATTTTAGTGATGCATGCAGTGCTTCAACAAAACAAACGAACACTTTTCTTGTTCAATATGGCCAAACTGAGcttcatatttataaaaaatatacatttccaTGTATTTGTTTCGTTATAACAAAAAAAGAATCTACGATTAAATGCTTCTTATCTTTCCAGTTGATGTTGCTGACAAAGAACTAGTGAAGCTACTTTGCAGTCATTTTATAAATGTGATTTTCACCTGTTGCGACAAACGGTGTGACCCTGGCGAATTGGAAGTATTTATCGTTCATCCATGCGCAACCATCACGCGATGGCTCCAGGAATCCCTGTACAAAAAATGGAACGCTGGCTGTAGCTAGGCTgattaacattttttgttatgtttacaaATGGTatgtaaaaaatactaaaatgttcTGAGTTGTATCGTTGTCATGCGACATGAATTATAGTGTTATAACTTTTCACGCTCTAATTTTTATCATAATGTAATGGGACAGAAACGGTAACATTTGTCGTTATTGCTATGATTGCTATCAATCTCCAATCATCAATAAAGTTGATATGGATAAGATTGTgtgatcactatgtattaaccCTATCCATGTGACAttttcacgaaatatgttcacgaacttgtttatttcctgtttttttttagattagctgttctttaaaatgatgtgtgttttgtgtgtacttcgacgcatgctgttattttatatgtatgtgtacaaATGTGTACATGTTCGCTTAAGTCGGATTGAATGAAAAAATCATTTAACGTGCACGAATCTGCCACAAGCTCCTGTAAACACAAAACTGGGATTTTTGATgatttttgaaaatttatatgaacatttttcaaCGGTTGAATACAAGAAAGTCGATCGCAGTTATTTcccgatagatagatagatacatagatagatagttagatagatagatagatagatagatagatggacgaagattttatttcatgatgagatatatttttattttgactaAAAATGACCTACTATACTCGATGggtaacttatttatttatttcaccgCCTCATGCCTAAACAAGTTTCAATAGTGTACATCTGGTGAATATATACGCATTCCTTAGGAAATTGATATACCTTGAATTGTTATTCTATTTTTATTGATACTGAATTTGAATTATAATGTCATGAGTTAAATTTGTACTTGTGTTCTTTTGTGTGATTAATGTTAGTTTAATGTAAGGCAATGTGCGCTTTAATATCCGTTTAAGCCCTGAAAGCTTTTAATTGACCGTTCTTAGATCGTTAAACCCAATTTGTATCATACTTTTATATAGTATAGTCGCTTAATATGTGTTGACATGATTTATTAAAGCAAGTGATCAGTTTCCTTgaataaaagacaaacatatcCTTCCTGAAAATGTATCTAGAATTGTATTCTTATGAAAGGCCACAAGAACGTGCTTGCTTGAAAATCTTTAGTACCAGAGCTTTGAGTAATGATACAACTGTATGAAACAAGGCAGCCACTATATGATATATagagtaaataataataatttaaattaccaTTGCATTTGGTTTACACGTTCATATTGTCTGCATTTGTTTTCTCCTTATACACAAGATGACTTAAAAATTGATTTTGAGTGTCTAAAACTTGTTTCATTAGCTTCGTAAATACAAAAACAgttattacaatcgtttaaacAACAAACTGCACCAGAAGAAACACTACACCAGTTCCTAAAATGTATCATTATTGGACATGGAcgtaaaaaataatgtatgacATAATATACGAGTTAATATTTTTACAGTATGTTTCACTCAACTGTTTTGGAATATAgataaatgaaaattattcaaTTACATGTATGACCCAAATGAACGAAACACTTCCTTCTTAGTGTCAAGAGTCAGCAACATGCTACTAATGAGCCGTACTAATTGGACTTCCGTCCAGAACAAAATAAATACTTGCAAAAACAAACGAAATAAATGGCttcaataacaattaataaaaggaACATTATCTACAATAAAAATGACGCACGTATCATCAAATGAAATAGCACTTGTCTACGATAAAAAAACggaaacaatatatacaataacaaTGTCGCACTTCTAATCAAATTAAATAGCACTGTATTTGAGTGGTCTTCAGATCAAGGAAGTTCTTATGCTTTGATAAATCATGGGATTGACCTAAAATAAAATTCGATTGTTGTACCCAATTTTTACTTACAATATGCAAATCATGATTATTTATCAAGACAATACTTGGACATTATTCTCTATTTTTTCGAATACGACTATACTAGAAAAGCAACTCTTCTtataaacttctttttttaaatttgaaaaaaaagttctaCTTTTACTTGATAACTTGATAATCAAATCTTCTCAGAAACGACTTTTTTTAAATCGATTTTGTCTTGAAAAGCAAATGTTGTCAGAAACTACTTTTTAAGTTTATTCTTATTGTTGACCATCTGCtaaatatctttattatttaaaactattgagACTCACACGCACACAGAGTGACACGAACACATTTCCGCAACGTTTCTTGAAAATTGGAATTCATAGCCTGCCATTTTCTGGGTTCAAAACAAAACGATATATTTTAGTTTGGATACCAATTGTAGTTTCATTTACAGTGTTCGAACGCATGCAACTGCGACAAGATGTGAAAGATAAATTGTTTTTATGGAATcacataatattttttacaagatacaaTTGTTTAGTTTTTATCTATCTTTGTCtaattttattcatattaaatttaGCCGTTACACGACATCTTATTGTTAGGCTTATAATCTTCATGCAATGCAAAtcgtatatatataatatatatgagccttgttctgagaaaacttaatacatgtgcgtaaagcgtcatcccatattagcctgtacagtcctcacaggctaatcagggactacactttccgcctaaacttgattttcggtaaggagggacttccttgagactaaaaataccataaaagcggaaagtgtcgtccctgattagcctgtgcggactgcacaggctaatttgggacgacactttaagcatatgcattaagcccagttttctcagaacgcggctcatatataagtcggcacatttataaatgttttgttaatgtCTCTGTATGTGAAATAAGATATGAAGGGAACTATGGACTATAATACATATATAAGAGGAAGAATTTTACAATATTAGCTCGTTATTGTTTAATTGGTTAGAATTATTTATCTTAAGTACTACCTGTTTCCCATATCATAAACATTTTACAATGAAATCTGTTTTCTTGGTAACTTATGTGGTGCTCATTTGCTGTGACCGAATCGACGACAACTGTTAAATGAGTTCAAACTGATTAAGCCGCAACAATTGTAATATTCGCATTTTCCATCTCTTGTAGCCAGATGTTCCAAACAAAATTGCAATCCATTTTAACATGGCATATAGCCATTGATATTCGATATGCATATCCATAGGCATCTGTCGTTGTAATTTCAATGATTAACATTATTACTGACATTGAAAAGTTGAAATGTTTAACAACTAGTAAATAcattaaattgaaacttaatgTACTTGTTCACAATGACGACATTGATCTTCAAACAAGTGGGCAAATGAttcttaaaccatttatgcctagagttaAGAAAACTGGCCTTGGCAAACATCATGCgacttctcatctgggtctgcgctgtttgcttagaggaatttatgtaggaaatattctaaatatagaaataaatatactagacatccctaatttcggaaataaa
Encoded proteins:
- the LOC127871084 gene encoding uncharacterized protein LOC127871084 isoform X3, yielding MAEGTLKSVPVGNVKERDAKYFEFLAEIKGLHNWAYNASTLTITASLTSQKEYDIFNAILTLFNGRVSKTVTSKRHVSAVRSFFEDQKRREQFEQFAHPVFAENDGDQHFCQFFASNLNDLNTLHELIHLHSKEVWSPEIVSDRYRLTAHRDLFVCIGDIVDYDDKDAGIVNPVIVKDSGQLAGKGKIFERLKEAGGVEYVSKLSDFDHQDGSFCVTTKGGQLDSLIIHPTRRVSNDQTKKDSVVDNLKDCLHVAQKFNLRRLVLPFMYSGSGGVSLKECAFFYACAIYEFCRETRNTYLGPYEIYFVEQSKQKAKSLMSYFNVMFPTKSSQRMFIPNDYARINLMAAHVYENQPHLPRVRVDSAYEPIELRVKDETAKTQFDKLKLHVEGETDNAVPGRRSSDVGQTEMNKHSDRTTASTAYEDIDSKSIFDIDEGPAQTDKTLYNDVNPKIVITDEKNRDYKEMPDTRLNVNTNVVDDYEVKPPNASDEIKKGHRSSHKILSPQVSGSRQEIEIADAKLSKDQCLFERSKTKLVIKNADIREEVVDAIVCPEYQTTNDFSGFIPNGIRCRFGIERESIEQKVFQTRRIATSLIPVSENRKEVTYVYHVKASLFQCGEYPITRNSEDNLRQTVEKVFDKLHRLSERNINSVAFPLIGSIDVADKELVKLLCSHFINVIFTCCDKRCDPGELEVFIVHPCATITRWLQESLYKKWNAGCS